In the Halichoerus grypus chromosome 4, mHalGry1.hap1.1, whole genome shotgun sequence genome, one interval contains:
- the PRLH gene encoding prolactin-releasing peptide, protein MKPLLAGLLCLLLLGLALKGAASQAHQHSMEIRTPDIDPAWYTGRRIRPVGRFGRRRAALGDGAKPRFWRQRACFPLRGGTQPAQDG, encoded by the exons ATGAAACCTTTGCTGGCCGGGCTCCTGTGCCTGCTTCTGCTGGGCCTGGCCCTGAAGGGGGCTGCCAGCCAAGCCCACCAGCATTCCATGGAGATCCGCA cccctgacatCGATCCTGCCTGGTACACGGGCCGCAGAATCAGGCCCGTGGGCCGCTTCGGCCGGAGGAGAGCAGCCCTGGGGGACGGGGCGAAGCCGAGATTCTGGCGCCAGCGGGCCTGCTTCCCCCTGCGAGGAGGCACCCAGCCCGCCCAGGATGGGTGA
- the RAB17 gene encoding ras-related protein Rab-17, with product MAQAEGVPSPGAAPDQPCVFKLALLGSGSMGKSSLALRCVLHDGGGLGAVFLRFEIWDTAGQEKYHSICHLDFRGGNAALLVYDVTRKDSFCKAQQRLQDLERESPPGEVVVMLVGNKTELGEPREVTFQANADFTRLLLS from the exons ATGGCGCAAGCGGAAGGGGTTCCCTCTCCTGGGGCTGCCCCGGACCAGCCCTGCGTGTTCAAGCTGGCCCTCTTGGGAAGTGGCTCCATGGGCAAGTCCAGCTTGGCTCTCCG GTGCGTTCTTCACGACGGTGGTGGACTTGGGGCCGTGTTTCTGAGGTTTGAGATCTGGGACACGGCTGGCCAGGAGAAGTACCACAGCATCTGCCACCTGGACTTTAGGGGTGGCAACGCTGCGCTTCTGGTGTACGACGTCACCAGGAAG GATTCCTTCTGCAAGGCTCAGCAGAGGCTGCAGGACCTGGAGAGGGAGTCCCCCCcaggggaggtggtggtgatgctggtcGGGAACAAGACGGAACTTGGCGAGCCGCGGGAAGTGACGTTCCAG GCAAATGCAGATTTCACAAGGCTTCTCTTGTCATGA